In Chitinophaga sp. HK235, a single window of DNA contains:
- the blaOXA gene encoding class D beta-lactamase, which produces MKRLGWMVLALGLLMTACAPNNVKEEKSWEKYFTQYKVEGTFMLFNNAQGTFKVYNLDRAKERFLPASTFKIFNSLVGLQTGVISDTGMVIPWDGVIHPSDPEWNKDLSMQEAFKVSSVPYFQEVARRIGKTNMQLWLDSVKYGNMKISRIDTFWLDNSLQISSDEELGFVKKLYFDQLPFAKTNMKAVRDVMLMEKTQKYELSYKTGWGTVGPKQIGWIVGWIEENRHPSFFVLNLESEDPKFDMTKARMDILRNILTDAGYFKGEM; this is translated from the coding sequence ATGAAACGACTCGGCTGGATGGTATTAGCGTTGGGGCTTCTGATGACGGCCTGCGCACCGAATAATGTTAAGGAAGAAAAAAGCTGGGAAAAATATTTTACCCAGTACAAGGTGGAAGGCACCTTCATGTTATTCAACAATGCCCAGGGAACATTTAAAGTGTATAACCTGGACAGGGCCAAGGAACGTTTCCTGCCAGCATCCACCTTCAAGATCTTTAACTCCCTCGTAGGCCTGCAAACCGGTGTGATCTCCGATACCGGCATGGTTATTCCCTGGGATGGCGTTATACATCCCTCCGACCCGGAATGGAACAAAGACCTGAGCATGCAGGAGGCCTTTAAAGTATCGTCTGTCCCTTACTTCCAGGAGGTGGCCCGCCGTATCGGCAAAACCAATATGCAGTTATGGCTCGATTCCGTAAAATACGGTAATATGAAAATCAGTCGTATCGATACCTTCTGGTTGGATAATTCCCTGCAGATCTCCTCTGATGAAGAACTGGGATTTGTGAAAAAACTGTACTTCGATCAGCTGCCTTTTGCCAAAACCAACATGAAAGCAGTACGCGACGTGATGCTCATGGAAAAAACGCAGAAGTATGAACTGTCCTACAAAACCGGCTGGGGTACTGTAGGGCCTAAACAGATTGGCTGGATCGTAGGCTGGATAGAAGAAAACAGACATCCCAGCTTCTTTGTGCTCAATCTGGAGAGCGAAGACCCGAAATTTGATATGACCAAAGCACGGATGGATATTCTCCGGAATATTCTTACAGATGCCGGTTATTTTAAAGGAGAAATGTAA
- a CDS encoding GNAT family N-acetyltransferase, translated as MLPLTTDRLLICPCRLPLITAIYLQDPQAAATLNTEIPPDWPQAELKELLPHLIKLLQHDPKSFPWLLWVIVSATGKTILGDIGFKGRPDENGMVEIGYSLLPDHRNQGYMLEATTALIDWAFQQPAVKRIEAECDISNIASGKVLQRLGMQQTGIHDNMIRWQLLKKDFTALRKDTQ; from the coding sequence ATGTTACCCCTTACCACAGACCGCTTATTAATATGTCCTTGCCGCCTGCCACTAATCACTGCGATCTATCTGCAGGACCCGCAAGCCGCTGCTACACTCAATACGGAGATACCTCCGGATTGGCCGCAGGCTGAACTGAAAGAATTACTGCCACATCTCATAAAATTACTGCAGCATGATCCCAAGTCTTTTCCCTGGCTGCTTTGGGTGATCGTCTCTGCTACCGGCAAAACAATACTGGGAGATATCGGATTCAAAGGACGCCCCGATGAAAATGGAATGGTGGAAATAGGTTATTCCCTGCTCCCGGATCACCGTAACCAGGGATATATGCTGGAAGCCACTACTGCATTGATTGACTGGGCTTTTCAGCAACCTGCTGTGAAAAGGATTGAAGCAGAGTGCGATATCAGTAATATCGCTTCCGGAAAAGTATTGCAACGCCTGGGAATGCAGCAAACAGGCATTCATGACAATATGATTCGCTGGCAGTTGCTGAAGAAGGATTTTACCGCACTACGCAAAGACACACAATAG
- a CDS encoding tetratricopeptide repeat protein — translation MKITFIKQTCFIIAIMLSGFSAFAQNGTNKFIRKGNELYQKQLFSDAEANYKKALEQNAQSAVGSYNLGNSLYQQKRYDDARTQYANSLKTADNNHIKSDADYNIGNTFMEAKKWEESIKSYKQALKINPSDEDARYNLAYAQSMLKKQQDNKDKKDNKDKNKDKNKDKNKDKQDKDKDKDKNKDEKNKDQNKDQNKDQNKDKNKDKDQQEQQKPEPQPSKLNKQEAERLLQALSQEEKKLQDKAKKIKGQPVPVEKDW, via the coding sequence ATGAAAATTACTTTTATAAAACAAACCTGTTTCATCATAGCCATTATGCTCAGCGGCTTCTCGGCCTTTGCGCAGAATGGCACCAACAAGTTTATCCGTAAAGGCAATGAACTGTATCAGAAACAGCTGTTCAGCGATGCAGAAGCCAACTATAAAAAAGCGCTCGAACAAAACGCTCAATCTGCAGTAGGTAGCTATAACCTGGGCAACTCCCTGTATCAGCAAAAACGATATGATGATGCGCGTACCCAATACGCCAACAGTCTCAAAACGGCCGATAACAACCACATCAAATCAGATGCTGACTATAATATCGGCAATACCTTCATGGAAGCAAAAAAGTGGGAAGAAAGCATCAAGTCTTACAAGCAGGCGCTGAAAATAAACCCTTCCGATGAAGACGCCCGCTACAACCTGGCTTATGCCCAGTCTATGCTGAAGAAACAGCAGGACAACAAAGACAAGAAGGATAACAAGGACAAAAACAAAGACAAGAATAAAGATAAAAACAAGGATAAGCAGGATAAAGACAAAGACAAGGATAAAAACAAGGACGAGAAAAACAAGGATCAGAATAAAGACCAGAACAAAGATCAAAACAAAGACAAGAATAAAGATAAAGACCAGCAGGAGCAACAAAAACCCGAACCACAGCCCAGCAAGCTGAATAAACAGGAAGCAGAACGTTTATTGCAGGCACTGTCCCAGGAAGAAAAGAAACTGCAGGACAAAGCCAAAAAGATAAAAGGTCAGCCTGTTCCGGTAGAAAAAGACTGGTAA
- the ispG gene encoding (E)-4-hydroxy-3-methylbut-2-enyl-diphosphate synthase, giving the protein MQLYCNSLTEYKRLATLEVKVGDLLIGNFNPIRIQTMTTTDTMDTAATVAQSIRCIEAGAELVRITAPSKKEAENLLHIKNELRRQGYHTPLVADIHFTPNAAEIAARIVEKVRINPGNYIDKKKFETLEYTDAEYLEEIDRIRERFTPLVNICKEYGTAMRIGTNHGSLSDRIMSRYGDTPMGMVESAMEFLRIAEDLHYRNIVLSMKASNPQVMVQAYRLLVQTMQQELGHCYPLHLGVTEAGDGEDGRIKSAIGIGTLLEDGVGDTIRVSLTEDPEFELPVCRDIVKRYTNRQPEQPASSSPIGTLPYSPYAYKRRESSAADNIGDKQVPVVVADYQGNTHLQPSDLNAIGYTYDEPSDKWNIADAAADYIYCGAQTPSFALPGTLQVVVDATHWQTLADKQAAVPYFDASTYLDAIAAGQTAQKNFVAVACNNLDTTAVNALLTQLQHPDIARATVLTPYATGHNAMASIRRFFILLAENQLTVPVIIHSISQHATADEHLIHHATEAGALLLDGFGDGLWLSNHGPAQQATLNNIAFGILQATRTRISKTEYISCPSCGRTLFDLQETTARIRAVTHHLKGVKIAIMGCIVNGPGEMADADFGYVGSGVGKITLYRGKEIVKRGLNSDVAVDELINLIRENGMWVEKN; this is encoded by the coding sequence ATGCAGCTTTATTGCAACTCATTAACAGAATACAAGCGACTGGCCACACTGGAAGTAAAAGTAGGTGACCTGCTCATCGGCAATTTCAACCCTATCCGTATCCAGACAATGACCACAACAGACACCATGGACACAGCAGCCACTGTGGCTCAGTCTATCCGGTGTATCGAAGCAGGGGCTGAACTGGTGCGTATCACCGCTCCCAGCAAGAAAGAAGCCGAAAATCTGTTACATATCAAAAATGAGCTCCGTCGCCAGGGATACCATACCCCCCTGGTAGCAGATATACATTTTACCCCCAATGCCGCGGAAATAGCCGCCCGTATTGTGGAAAAAGTAAGGATCAATCCCGGCAACTACATCGATAAAAAGAAATTCGAAACACTCGAATATACTGATGCAGAATACCTGGAAGAAATAGACCGTATACGGGAACGTTTCACCCCGCTGGTAAACATCTGTAAGGAATATGGTACCGCCATGCGTATTGGCACCAACCATGGTTCCCTGAGTGATCGTATTATGAGCCGTTACGGAGATACTCCCATGGGCATGGTAGAAAGTGCCATGGAATTTCTGCGTATCGCAGAAGATCTTCATTACCGGAATATCGTGCTGAGCATGAAAGCCAGCAACCCTCAGGTAATGGTACAGGCTTACCGGTTGCTGGTACAAACCATGCAGCAGGAACTGGGGCATTGTTATCCGCTGCACCTGGGCGTTACAGAAGCCGGCGATGGAGAAGACGGCCGTATCAAATCCGCCATCGGGATAGGCACCCTCCTGGAAGATGGTGTGGGCGATACCATCCGTGTGTCGCTGACAGAAGATCCGGAATTTGAGCTGCCCGTATGCCGCGATATTGTTAAACGGTATACCAACAGACAACCGGAACAACCAGCTTCTTCCAGTCCGATTGGTACCCTTCCCTATTCCCCTTACGCCTACAAACGCCGGGAGAGCAGTGCAGCTGACAATATCGGCGACAAACAGGTGCCGGTAGTAGTAGCAGACTATCAGGGAAATACCCACCTCCAACCATCAGACCTTAACGCTATCGGCTATACGTACGATGAACCATCCGATAAATGGAACATCGCTGATGCCGCTGCTGACTATATCTATTGCGGTGCGCAGACGCCATCTTTTGCCCTGCCGGGAACTCTTCAGGTAGTGGTAGATGCTACCCACTGGCAAACACTGGCAGACAAACAGGCTGCTGTGCCGTATTTTGATGCCAGCACTTATCTGGACGCCATCGCCGCCGGACAGACCGCTCAAAAGAACTTTGTGGCTGTTGCCTGCAACAACCTCGACACGACAGCCGTGAACGCCCTGCTGACACAGCTGCAGCATCCGGACATCGCCCGAGCTACCGTCCTGACACCCTATGCTACCGGGCACAACGCCATGGCCAGCATCAGAAGGTTCTTTATCCTGCTGGCAGAAAACCAGCTGACAGTGCCGGTGATCATTCACAGCATCAGCCAGCATGCAACTGCCGATGAGCACCTGATCCATCATGCCACCGAGGCCGGCGCCCTGCTGCTCGACGGCTTTGGAGATGGCCTCTGGCTGAGCAACCATGGTCCTGCCCAACAGGCTACACTCAATAATATCGCTTTTGGTATTCTGCAGGCGACCCGTACCCGTATCTCCAAAACAGAATATATTTCCTGTCCTTCCTGTGGCCGCACCTTGTTTGACCTGCAGGAAACTACCGCCCGCATCAGAGCGGTGACCCATCACCTGAAAGGTGTTAAAATAGCCATCATGGGCTGCATCGTAAACGGTCCGGGAGAAATGGCAGATGCTGATTTCGGTTATGTAGGCAGCGGAGTAGGAAAAATCACGCTCTACAGAGGAAAAGAGATTGTAAAACGTGGCCTCAACAGTGATGTGGCCGTTGACGAACTCATCAATCTTATCCGTGAAAATGGCATGTGGGTAGAAAAGAATTAA
- a CDS encoding VWA domain-containing protein, producing the protein MLRFQHSEYLWALTLLLVLQLAFLGVSWWKRRSIRRMGDPALVEKLFTGYSRKLFVFKFLLIFLAFFFGVLGLANLQKGSRMEKITRKGVDVVIALDVSKSMMATDIQPDRLTRAKQLISKLMDKLDNDRIGLVVFAGNAYLQMPLTIDYSAAKMYLSTVSPDMIPTQGTAIGQAIQVSDDAFNKKERKHKALIIISDGEDHDETALQKTKTAFDNGVVTNTIGIGSVAGSPLPDPETGGYKKDREGNTVISKLNEGELKGIAAAGKGIYQHLDNNTDDVVNSLVNKIDSMEQKEFGENVFTDYNSYFQYFLGLCLVLLLIEFFIPEVRRQRVPAETATA; encoded by the coding sequence ATGTTACGTTTTCAGCATAGTGAATATTTATGGGCGCTGACTTTATTGCTGGTACTGCAGCTGGCCTTCCTGGGCGTGTCCTGGTGGAAGCGCCGCTCCATACGCCGCATGGGTGATCCTGCCCTGGTAGAGAAACTGTTTACCGGCTACTCGCGCAAACTGTTTGTGTTTAAATTCCTGCTCATTTTCCTGGCTTTCTTCTTTGGTGTGCTGGGACTGGCCAATCTGCAGAAAGGCAGCCGTATGGAAAAAATCACCCGTAAGGGAGTGGACGTCGTGATCGCCCTCGACGTGAGTAAAAGTATGATGGCCACGGATATCCAGCCCGACAGGCTTACCCGTGCCAAACAACTGATCAGCAAGTTGATGGACAAACTCGACAACGACCGTATCGGCCTGGTTGTATTTGCCGGCAACGCTTACCTGCAAATGCCACTCACCATCGACTACTCCGCTGCCAAAATGTATCTCAGCACCGTATCCCCCGATATGATCCCTACACAGGGCACCGCCATCGGACAGGCTATCCAGGTAAGCGACGATGCATTCAACAAAAAAGAAAGGAAACACAAAGCGCTGATCATCATCTCCGATGGAGAAGACCATGATGAAACAGCCCTGCAGAAAACCAAAACAGCTTTTGATAACGGCGTAGTAACCAACACCATCGGTATCGGATCTGTAGCCGGTTCCCCGCTCCCCGATCCGGAAACAGGCGGCTACAAAAAAGACCGGGAAGGCAATACTGTTATCTCCAAACTCAATGAAGGTGAACTGAAAGGGATCGCTGCCGCCGGAAAAGGCATTTATCAGCACCTGGACAATAATACCGACGATGTAGTGAATTCGCTGGTAAATAAGATCGACAGCATGGAACAGAAAGAGTTCGGTGAAAACGTATTTACAGATTATAACAGCTATTTTCAATATTTCCTGGGCCTGTGCCTGGTGCTGCTGCTGATCGAGTTTTTTATTCCTGAAGTACGCCGCCAACGCGTACCCGCAGAAACAGCCACCGCTTAA
- a CDS encoding GNAT family N-acetyltransferase, producing MDTLFYEMATPADAAAIRDLSLLSYGEFAAVLEPAHWNTMHKNQSDMENLTALMKGSATLVCRSGDQLVGVVFLVPSGMATSIYPADWAHIRRLGVDPAFRRMGIGRRLMEMAIEQARNSGEKVLGLHTSTMMPGARRMYDQLGFSLIRELPPILGQQYWLYKMAL from the coding sequence ATGGATACCCTTTTTTATGAAATGGCCACGCCAGCAGATGCTGCGGCGATACGCGACCTCTCTCTTTTAAGCTACGGTGAATTTGCTGCCGTGCTGGAGCCTGCCCATTGGAATACCATGCATAAAAACCAGTCAGACATGGAAAATCTGACCGCGTTGATGAAGGGTTCGGCTACATTGGTTTGTCGGTCTGGTGACCAGCTGGTAGGAGTTGTTTTTCTGGTACCATCCGGTATGGCCACCTCCATTTATCCGGCAGACTGGGCCCATATCCGGCGGTTGGGAGTAGACCCTGCCTTCCGGCGGATGGGCATAGGCCGGCGGTTGATGGAAATGGCGATAGAACAGGCACGGAACTCCGGTGAAAAGGTCCTGGGACTGCACACCAGCACCATGATGCCAGGTGCCCGAAGAATGTACGATCAGCTGGGCTTCTCCCTGATTCGGGAACTGCCACCGATACTCGGACAACAATACTGGCTCTACAAGATGGCTTTGTAA
- a CDS encoding lipocalin family protein, with product MKNLSLAALFLALVAILGTACSPKQGVTTNINKGAVKGNWVLTNIRYEGIPDNAKVTVFDEANAKCFIGSQWVLPDNNANGSYTLSSTAEGCSPVTQNIVWTLTKQGNVTMFGFKKLYSGTKAKNVTSGYLMEITEAGSAMTWRANVNFEGKSAAIIYSLQRR from the coding sequence ATGAAAAATTTATCATTAGCAGCATTGTTTCTGGCACTGGTCGCAATCCTCGGTACTGCCTGTTCCCCTAAACAGGGTGTTACCACCAATATTAACAAAGGCGCTGTAAAAGGCAACTGGGTACTGACGAACATCCGTTATGAAGGTATCCCCGACAATGCCAAAGTAACCGTTTTTGATGAGGCTAATGCCAAATGCTTTATCGGTAGCCAATGGGTATTACCAGACAATAATGCAAATGGTTCCTATACATTATCTTCTACTGCCGAAGGTTGCAGCCCGGTTACCCAGAACATAGTATGGACGCTGACCAAACAGGGAAATGTGACCATGTTCGGGTTCAAAAAACTGTACAGCGGTACCAAAGCTAAAAACGTAACCAGCGGTTATCTGATGGAAATAACAGAAGCCGGTAGCGCAATGACCTGGAGAGCAAACGTAAACTTCGAAGGCAAATCTGCTGCTATCATCTACAGCCTGCAACGGAGATAA
- a CDS encoding acetyl-CoA hydrolase/transferase family protein, giving the protein MSYTTIENAVQLIQSGQTVFIHTAAATPRELVKAMSARSHELQQVRLVSIHTEWDAPYASPEHAHAFHTDTFFVGKNIRKAVNEGRAHYIPMFLSEIPRYFRTHEPGIDVALITVSSPDKNGYCTLGVSCDVSKAAIDVAKVIIAEVNPNMPRVLGDGVIHISRITAAVDVNYPIYTQTIHPPSDVERSIGKHVASLIEDRATLQMGIGGIPNAVLQCLSGHKDLGIHTEMFSDGIIDLVERGVITNRYKTIHPGLLVSSFAMGSRRLYDFMDNNLIIRLMDVEYVNNPTTIRKNPKVTAINSAIEIDIFGQVCADSIGFRQYSGVGGQMDFMRGAALSAGGKPIIAIPAATSKGISRIVSRLQPGASVVTTRAHVHYVVTEYGIAHLLGKNLKQRAQALINIAHPDHREQLQKDAFEIFKVF; this is encoded by the coding sequence ATGTCATACACTACTATCGAGAATGCCGTGCAACTTATTCAGTCTGGTCAAACCGTGTTTATCCACACCGCTGCAGCCACTCCCCGGGAACTTGTGAAAGCCATGTCTGCCCGCAGCCATGAGCTGCAACAGGTAAGGCTTGTGAGCATTCATACCGAATGGGATGCCCCCTATGCGAGTCCTGAGCATGCCCATGCCTTTCACACTGATACTTTTTTTGTTGGCAAGAACATCCGCAAGGCTGTCAATGAAGGAAGGGCCCACTATATCCCCATGTTTCTCAGTGAAATACCGCGATATTTCCGGACCCATGAACCCGGCATTGATGTGGCACTGATTACGGTATCCTCTCCCGATAAAAACGGGTATTGTACACTGGGGGTTTCCTGTGATGTATCTAAAGCAGCCATTGATGTAGCAAAAGTTATTATTGCAGAAGTGAATCCAAATATGCCAAGGGTGCTGGGTGATGGAGTAATCCATATTTCCCGCATCACGGCAGCGGTAGATGTGAACTATCCCATCTATACGCAAACCATACACCCGCCAAGTGATGTAGAACGCTCCATCGGCAAACATGTAGCTTCGCTGATAGAAGATCGGGCTACCCTGCAGATGGGTATCGGTGGCATCCCTAATGCAGTGCTGCAATGCCTTTCCGGTCATAAAGACCTGGGCATCCATACGGAGATGTTCTCCGATGGTATCATAGACCTGGTAGAGCGGGGTGTTATTACCAACAGATATAAAACTATTCATCCGGGATTGCTGGTATCAAGCTTCGCCATGGGCAGCCGGAGGCTATATGATTTCATGGACAACAACCTGATCATCCGGCTGATGGACGTGGAATATGTGAACAATCCGACTACCATCCGTAAGAACCCCAAAGTGACTGCAATCAATAGTGCGATAGAAATTGATATTTTCGGACAGGTATGTGCTGACTCTATCGGGTTCCGTCAGTACAGTGGTGTTGGCGGTCAGATGGATTTCATGCGTGGAGCAGCCCTCTCCGCCGGAGGGAAGCCTATTATTGCCATTCCGGCCGCTACCTCAAAAGGTATTTCCCGTATCGTCTCAAGACTGCAGCCCGGTGCCAGCGTTGTCACCACCCGTGCCCATGTGCACTATGTAGTGACCGAGTACGGCATCGCCCATCTGCTGGGCAAAAATCTGAAACAACGTGCGCAAGCATTGATCAATATAGCCCATCCGGATCACCGGGAACAGTTGCAGAAAGACGCTTTTGAAATATTTAAAGTGTTTTAG
- a CDS encoding RNA polymerase sigma factor — MLIERLVSGDPAAKELLYDRYAGALYGVVLQLVPIKDRANDVIIKVFAWAFQHINAFHSSGYRTLFAWLLRKTRELAIKEAIPETALTGTELMRKEEGILQQFYIILPALEQQVFRLSYFKGLSITTIARMLAMPEGQVNEILGEAMKAFRKFLKDNWN; from the coding sequence ATGCTTATTGAAAGGCTGGTGTCAGGGGATCCTGCAGCAAAAGAGCTACTTTATGATCGTTACGCCGGCGCACTGTATGGAGTTGTGCTGCAGCTGGTGCCTATAAAAGATAGGGCCAACGATGTAATCATAAAGGTTTTTGCCTGGGCGTTCCAGCATATTAACGCATTCCATTCATCAGGTTACCGCACTTTATTTGCCTGGTTACTGCGTAAAACAAGGGAACTGGCCATTAAGGAGGCCATTCCGGAAACGGCGCTCACGGGTACAGAGCTGATGAGGAAAGAAGAAGGTATTTTGCAGCAGTTCTATATCATACTGCCAGCTTTGGAACAACAGGTGTTCCGGCTTAGTTATTTTAAAGGATTATCTATCACGACAATAGCCCGTATGCTGGCAATGCCGGAAGGGCAGGTAAATGAAATACTGGGGGAAGCAATGAAAGCCTTCAGAAAATTTTTAAAAGACAATTGGAACTAA
- a CDS encoding metal-dependent hydrolase: MSTQNSKIKFLGHASFQLTTPEDHTILIDPWFTGNPALPEGYTLPEKIDLILITHGHRDHLDTKIIELIRTHSPKVIANPIVRLFLQEQGVPEHVFEQMNAGGTVSILHTKVTMTNAFHFAQVYQPDGKIGYTHAANGFIIWMSDDVSVYYSGDTSVFSDMALLGEIYEPDVAILPIGDRYTMGPLEAAFAIRLLKVKHVIPCHYGTMPTLTGTPQRLKELTQDQERLQIHALKSGEELDLAILQPHR; the protein is encoded by the coding sequence ATGAGCACGCAAAACTCCAAAATCAAATTTCTGGGACACGCCAGCTTTCAATTAACAACACCGGAAGATCATACGATCTTAATAGATCCCTGGTTTACTGGTAATCCGGCCCTGCCGGAAGGTTATACCCTCCCGGAAAAAATAGACCTGATCCTGATCACCCATGGCCACCGTGATCACCTCGATACTAAAATCATTGAGCTGATCCGTACACATTCCCCCAAAGTGATCGCTAACCCCATCGTCCGGCTTTTCTTACAGGAACAGGGTGTTCCGGAGCATGTATTTGAACAGATGAATGCCGGCGGTACCGTATCTATCCTGCATACAAAGGTGACGATGACCAACGCCTTCCATTTTGCACAGGTATACCAGCCCGATGGTAAAATCGGCTATACACATGCTGCCAACGGTTTTATCATCTGGATGAGCGATGATGTATCTGTTTATTATTCCGGAGATACCTCCGTTTTCAGTGATATGGCATTACTGGGTGAAATCTACGAACCAGACGTCGCTATCCTTCCTATCGGTGACCGCTATACGATGGGCCCCCTGGAAGCAGCTTTTGCTATCCGGCTGCTGAAAGTAAAACATGTAATCCCTTGCCATTATGGTACTATGCCCACCCTGACCGGTACTCCACAGCGGCTGAAAGAGCTGACACAAGACCAGGAGCGCCTGCAGATACATGCCCTTAAATCAGGGGAAGAACTGGACCTGGCCATCCTGCAGCCCCATCGGTAG
- a CDS encoding LysR substrate-binding domain-containing protein, with protein MFDFRLRVFHTVAKRLSFTKAAEELYISQPAVTKHIHELEQQLGMALFERIGNRIKLTRAGQLVLHHAEIIFTDYRNLEYEINQLKHTQGGLLAIGASTTIAQYLIPPLLAKFNQRYPDVKTSLSTGNTEQIEQALFEKSILLGIIEGSSKNPLLKYVEFARDEIVLIGNPKHQYGSGEPLTPNELRTIPLLMREHGSGTLEVITDELKRLKLKITDLNVAMYMGSTESIKSYLHHSSCAAFISLQAVQREVEAGEFVVLPVKNFRVIRKLHFTYLQGLQDKLAQLFIKFAKQHITE; from the coding sequence ATGTTCGATTTCAGACTCAGGGTATTCCATACCGTAGCCAAAAGGCTCAGCTTCACCAAAGCAGCAGAAGAATTGTATATCTCCCAACCAGCTGTTACCAAACATATCCATGAACTGGAACAACAGTTGGGCATGGCCCTGTTTGAAAGGATAGGCAACCGCATCAAACTCACCCGCGCCGGACAGCTTGTCCTCCATCATGCAGAGATCATCTTCACCGACTACCGCAATCTGGAATACGAAATCAACCAGTTAAAACATACACAGGGCGGCCTGCTGGCCATCGGCGCCAGCACTACCATCGCACAATACCTGATACCACCGCTGCTGGCCAAATTCAACCAGCGGTACCCGGATGTAAAAACATCGTTGAGCACCGGCAATACCGAACAGATTGAACAGGCACTCTTTGAAAAGAGCATTCTGCTGGGTATCATCGAAGGCAGCTCCAAAAACCCATTGCTGAAATACGTAGAGTTTGCCCGTGATGAAATAGTGCTGATCGGCAACCCCAAACATCAATACGGCAGTGGAGAACCGCTTACTCCCAATGAACTCAGAACAATCCCTTTACTGATGCGGGAACATGGCTCCGGTACCCTGGAAGTAATCACCGATGAACTGAAACGATTAAAACTGAAGATCACAGACCTGAATGTGGCCATGTACATGGGTAGTACCGAAAGTATCAAGTCTTACCTGCATCATTCTTCCTGTGCGGCATTTATATCACTGCAGGCAGTACAAAGAGAAGTGGAAGCCGGCGAATTTGTAGTACTGCCGGTAAAGAACTTCAGGGTTATCCGTAAACTGCATTTTACTTATCTCCAGGGGTTACAAGACAAGCTGGCACAGCTTTTCATCAAATTCGCCAAACAACATATAACCGAATAG
- a CDS encoding helix-turn-helix domain-containing protein, producing the protein MFINKGLDIPYQDGPLKTQFNISPLGTYVTDLTNQPHRHHTFQVLWFTRGCGRHMVDFVWYELEDNMLFLLRPGQVHQLECEGEGYCLFFSERFYFANKHDKETLYDFSNLFDNWHGYGPISIGENTIPSLMGLVELMSREQRVPGTNSRSIIKHYLNAFLLLAEREKKRNATEAMGPDHHDARVVQLRRLLEKHYQREHQVAFYANAFALTPKRLNEITKETTGRTVTELLHDRIVLEAKRNLAFSHKSVKEICYELGFEDPAYFSRFFKNNAGISPQDFRDMMFK; encoded by the coding sequence ATGTTTATCAATAAAGGCCTGGACATCCCTTATCAGGATGGACCGCTGAAAACACAGTTCAACATCTCACCGCTGGGGACGTATGTGACAGACCTCACTAATCAACCTCATCGGCATCACACCTTCCAGGTCCTGTGGTTTACCAGGGGCTGTGGCCGTCATATGGTGGATTTTGTGTGGTATGAACTGGAAGATAACATGCTGTTCCTGCTCCGCCCCGGACAGGTTCACCAGCTGGAATGTGAAGGAGAGGGCTACTGCCTGTTTTTTTCAGAGCGCTTTTATTTTGCCAACAAACACGATAAGGAAACCCTGTACGACTTTTCCAATCTTTTTGATAACTGGCATGGCTACGGACCGATCTCCATCGGAGAAAATACCATCCCGTCCCTGATGGGCCTGGTAGAACTGATGAGCAGGGAACAGCGGGTTCCAGGGACCAACAGCCGCAGCATCATCAAACACTATCTCAATGCTTTTTTATTGCTCGCAGAAAGAGAAAAAAAGCGGAATGCCACAGAAGCCATGGGGCCTGATCACCACGATGCCAGGGTAGTACAACTGCGCCGCCTGCTGGAGAAACATTATCAAAGAGAACATCAGGTAGCTTTTTATGCCAATGCTTTTGCCCTCACGCCTAAAAGGCTCAATGAGATCACCAAGGAAACTACTGGACGCACGGTAACAGAGCTGCTGCACGACCGTATTGTGCTGGAAGCCAAGCGTAACCTTGCTTTTAGCCATAAAAGCGTGAAAGAGATCTGCTACGAGCTCGGATTTGAAGACCCTGCCTACTTTAGCCGCTTCTTTAAAAATAATGCCGGCATCTCTCCTCAGGATTTTCGGGACATGATGTTCAAATAG